A portion of the Pectobacterium brasiliense genome contains these proteins:
- a CDS encoding alginate lyase family protein, which produces MRLRYWSGLLVALCCVASVARADAEPKAASPDNPYAFLQQSQLSSVKQQIQQKTEKPQTRMAYEQLISEADRALKINNPSVTEKKSTPPSGSKHDYLSLSAYWWPDPDKADGLPWIRRDGQVNPASKDEETDGVRLAKFTAQTQALTLAWYFSGKQAYADKAMSMIRTWFIDPATRMNPNLDFAQGVPGIAPGRGSGVLDGRYFSTRIVDSLIMLRHAPGWTAQDEQQMQTWMSDYLHWLQTSKLGKKEATAQNNHGSWYTVQVAGIAWYLGKIDVVKSMAQLQREKLDHQLQPDGAQPEELARTRSFHYSYFNLQAITGMAMLASRVGENIWQYHTPKGSSVIKALDFMAPYLDENKAWPRKTMDRQSSRLIPLLLQADRGLKTPRYQTQIRQAGFAELLTGEAGARDKEPSHISVETRRALWLLNPATP; this is translated from the coding sequence ATGCGGTTACGTTATTGGTCAGGTTTACTGGTTGCATTGTGTTGTGTGGCTTCTGTTGCCCGTGCGGACGCGGAGCCTAAAGCGGCATCCCCCGATAATCCCTACGCCTTCTTGCAGCAGTCTCAGCTATCCTCGGTAAAACAGCAGATACAGCAGAAAACGGAAAAGCCGCAGACGCGAATGGCGTATGAGCAGCTTATTTCGGAAGCCGATCGCGCGCTGAAAATAAATAACCCTAGCGTGACGGAAAAGAAATCCACGCCACCCAGTGGTTCAAAGCATGATTATTTGAGCCTCAGCGCCTACTGGTGGCCCGATCCCGACAAAGCTGATGGTTTGCCTTGGATTCGTCGTGATGGGCAGGTAAACCCTGCCAGCAAGGATGAGGAGACCGATGGGGTAAGGCTGGCAAAATTCACGGCCCAAACGCAGGCGTTGACGCTGGCGTGGTACTTCTCTGGCAAACAGGCTTATGCTGACAAGGCCATGTCGATGATCCGTACCTGGTTTATCGACCCCGCTACGCGTATGAACCCTAACCTCGACTTCGCGCAGGGCGTGCCGGGCATCGCGCCGGGCAGGGGCTCGGGCGTGCTGGACGGGCGCTATTTTTCCACCCGTATTGTCGATTCGTTGATTATGCTGCGTCACGCTCCGGGCTGGACGGCGCAGGATGAACAGCAGATGCAGACATGGATGAGCGATTATCTGCACTGGCTACAAACCAGCAAGCTGGGGAAAAAAGAGGCAACCGCCCAGAACAACCACGGTAGCTGGTATACGGTACAGGTCGCGGGGATTGCATGGTATCTGGGGAAAATCGACGTGGTGAAATCCATGGCGCAATTGCAGCGGGAAAAGTTGGATCACCAACTGCAACCGGATGGGGCTCAGCCGGAAGAGCTGGCGCGTACCCGTTCTTTCCATTACAGCTACTTCAACCTTCAGGCGATAACGGGTATGGCGATGCTGGCTTCCCGCGTCGGCGAGAATATCTGGCAGTACCACACGCCGAAGGGAAGCAGCGTGATAAAGGCGTTGGATTTTATGGCACCGTATCTGGATGAAAACAAGGCGTGGCCGCGCAAAACGATGGACAGGCAAAGCAGCCGCTTGATTCCGCTGTTATTGCAGGCGGATCGTGGTTTGAAAACGCCTCGTTACCAGACGCAAATCAGGCAGGCGGGCTTTGCGGAATTGCTCACCGGTGAAGCTGGTGCGCGCGATAAAGAACCGAGCCACATCAGCGTTGAAACCCGCCGAGCACTCTGGCTGCTTAATCCGGCTACGCCATAA
- the mtgA gene encoding monofunctional biosynthetic peptidoglycan transglycosylase: MRWKRGRGGLFTWLKRLIVRSLLVVIGAWLAGILLFSFLPVPFSAVMVDRQISAWLKGEFSYVAHSDWVSMEEIAPEMALAVMAAEDQKFPDHWGFDLDAIGQALKHNERNTQRIRGASTLSQQMVKNLFLWDGRSWVRKGLEAGITTGVELVWTKRRILTVYLNIAEFGPGIFGVEAAARRYFNKSASRLTASESALLAAVLPNPIRFRANAPSGYVIQRQQWILRQMRQMGGDAFLRDNNLN, translated from the coding sequence ATGAGGTGGAAACGAGGGCGTGGAGGCTTATTCACGTGGCTGAAGCGCCTGATTGTTCGGAGTCTGTTGGTTGTCATCGGTGCGTGGCTGGCTGGCATCCTGCTGTTTTCCTTCCTGCCTGTACCGTTCTCTGCGGTGATGGTCGACAGGCAGATCAGCGCATGGCTGAAAGGCGAATTCTCCTACGTTGCCCATTCTGACTGGGTTTCGATGGAGGAGATCGCCCCGGAAATGGCGCTGGCGGTGATGGCGGCGGAAGATCAAAAATTCCCCGATCACTGGGGCTTCGATCTTGATGCGATCGGTCAGGCACTGAAGCATAACGAGCGCAATACGCAGCGGATTCGCGGTGCTTCTACGCTCTCACAGCAGATGGTGAAGAACCTGTTCCTGTGGGATGGGCGTAGCTGGGTGCGCAAGGGGCTTGAAGCGGGTATTACCACCGGGGTTGAGCTGGTCTGGACGAAACGGCGGATTCTTACTGTGTATCTGAATATCGCCGAATTTGGCCCCGGCATCTTTGGCGTGGAAGCGGCCGCCAGACGTTATTTCAACAAATCTGCTAGCAGGCTGACGGCAAGCGAATCTGCCTTATTGGCGGCAGTGCTGCCGAACCCCATTCGCTTTCGTGCGAATGCGCCCTCCGGCTATGTTATTCAACGTCAGCAGTGGATCTTGCGCCAGATGAGACAGATGGGTGGCGACGCGTTTTTGCGAGATAACAACCTGAATTAA
- the elbB gene encoding isoprenoid biosynthesis glyoxalase ElbB — MKRVGIVLSGCGVYDGSEIHEAVLTLLALDRAGAQAVCFAPDKPQLQVVNHLTGDVTGENRNVLAESARIARGKIQPLSAANAQDLDALIVPGGFGAAKNLSDFATQGTACQIDETLQLLTQEIYKQNKPIGFICISPALLPTILGVPVRVTIGNDIDTAEAVDEMGGIHVVCPVDDIVVDEEHKIVTTPAYMLANSISEAAQGIDKLVARVLDLTE, encoded by the coding sequence ATGAAACGAGTCGGCATTGTCCTTAGTGGCTGTGGTGTTTATGACGGTTCCGAGATTCATGAAGCCGTGTTGACGTTACTTGCGCTAGATCGCGCGGGCGCGCAAGCGGTTTGCTTTGCGCCAGATAAACCACAATTACAGGTGGTTAATCACCTGACAGGTGACGTAACTGGTGAGAATCGCAACGTTTTAGCAGAATCAGCACGGATCGCCAGAGGAAAAATCCAGCCGCTTTCTGCAGCAAATGCACAAGATTTAGATGCGCTGATTGTGCCGGGTGGTTTTGGCGCTGCGAAAAATTTAAGTGACTTCGCGACGCAGGGAACGGCGTGTCAGATTGATGAAACGCTGCAATTGCTCACACAGGAAATTTATAAGCAAAATAAACCAATTGGTTTTATTTGCATCTCACCCGCACTGCTGCCAACGATTTTGGGTGTACCTGTTCGCGTAACCATTGGTAACGATATCGATACCGCTGAAGCCGTCGACGAGATGGGGGGTATCCACGTGGTTTGTCCGGTCGATGATATCGTGGTTGATGAAGAGCATAAAATCGTGACCACACCGGCCTATATGCTGGCTAACTCCATCAGCGAAGCGGCACAAGGCATTGATAAGCTCGTTGCTCGCGTATTGGATCTCACCGAATGA
- the arcB gene encoding aerobic respiration two-component sensor histidine kinase ArcB — translation MKQIRLLAQYYVDLMVKLGLVRFSLLLASVLVLLAMVVQMAVTLLLSGEVENIDVVRSIFFGLLITPWAVYFLSVVVEQLEESRQRLAKLVAKLEEMRHRDLELNAQLQENIAQLNQEIADRIKAEDARALVMSRLKEEMSRREQAQIELEQQSALLRSFLDASPDLVYYRNEDKEFSGCNRAMELLVGKSQKQLIGLTPQDVYSPDIAEKVMETDEKVFRHNVSLTYEQWLVYPDGRKACFELRKVPFYDRMGKRHGLMGFGRDITERKRYQDALENASREKTTFISTISHELRTPLNGIVGLSRILLDTQLDPEQQKYLKTIHVSAITLGNIFNDVIEMDKQERRKVQLDNQPIDFTGFLVDLENLGGLLAEPKGLKLIMDQHQPLPQKVITDGTRLRQILWNLLSNAVKFTPKGENGKKGEIVVRVWHEKGDRLRFEVEDSGMGIPADELEKIFAMYYQVKDQHGGKPATGTGIGLAVSKRLAQNMGGDIQVSSTQGKGSCFTLTVTAPSVDEAGSGLDDDDDLPLPALHVLLVEDIELNVVVARSVLEKLGNSVDVAMTGQEALDMFDPDEFDLVLLDIQLPDMTGLDVARQLRSRYGKRSMPPLVALTANVLKDKREYLDAGMDDVLSKPLSVPALTAVIKQFWDTHTVWTEEPVVEEEDEMANAEEDLLDIPMLEQYLDLVGPKLIHQSLEMFEQMMPGYLAILDSNMTARDQKGITEEGHKIKGAAGSVGLRHLQQVAQQIQTSSLPAWWDNVQEWVDELKHDWRHDVQVLRDWVAKAEKES, via the coding sequence ATGAAGCAAATTCGTCTGTTGGCGCAGTACTATGTTGATTTGATGGTAAAACTGGGGCTTGTCCGTTTTTCACTGCTGCTGGCCTCGGTCTTGGTGCTGCTGGCGATGGTGGTGCAAATGGCCGTCACACTGTTGCTCAGCGGGGAAGTCGAAAATATTGACGTGGTCCGCTCCATTTTCTTCGGGCTGTTGATTACGCCCTGGGCCGTTTATTTTCTCTCCGTGGTGGTGGAACAGCTCGAAGAATCGCGCCAGCGGCTGGCGAAGCTGGTAGCGAAGCTGGAAGAAATGCGCCATCGGGATCTGGAGCTGAATGCGCAGCTTCAGGAGAATATCGCGCAGCTCAATCAGGAAATCGCCGACCGTATCAAAGCGGAAGACGCGCGCGCGCTGGTGATGAGCCGACTCAAAGAAGAGATGTCCCGCCGTGAACAGGCGCAGATTGAGCTGGAGCAGCAATCTGCGCTGCTGCGTTCGTTCCTCGATGCCTCGCCGGATTTGGTTTACTACCGTAACGAAGATAAAGAATTCTCAGGCTGCAACCGTGCGATGGAACTGCTGGTGGGTAAAAGCCAGAAGCAGCTTATTGGTCTGACGCCACAGGATGTTTACTCCCCCGATATTGCCGAGAAAGTGATGGAGACGGACGAAAAAGTGTTCCGCCACAACGTTTCTCTGACCTATGAACAATGGCTGGTGTATCCCGATGGCCGTAAAGCCTGTTTTGAGCTGCGCAAGGTGCCGTTTTATGACCGGATGGGCAAACGTCACGGGCTAATGGGATTTGGACGCGATATAACGGAGCGTAAGCGTTACCAGGACGCGTTAGAGAACGCCAGTAGGGAGAAGACCACTTTTATCTCAACAATCAGCCACGAGCTTCGTACGCCGCTTAATGGCATTGTCGGGTTAAGTCGCATCCTGCTGGATACGCAACTTGACCCTGAACAGCAAAAATATCTGAAAACCATCCACGTCAGCGCGATTACGCTGGGCAATATCTTTAACGACGTGATTGAGATGGACAAACAGGAGCGCCGTAAGGTGCAACTGGATAACCAGCCGATCGATTTCACCGGTTTTCTGGTGGATCTGGAAAACCTTGGCGGCCTGCTGGCGGAACCGAAAGGCCTGAAGCTGATTATGGACCAGCATCAGCCGTTGCCGCAGAAAGTCATTACCGACGGAACGCGCCTGCGGCAGATTCTGTGGAACCTGCTCAGTAACGCGGTGAAATTCACGCCGAAAGGTGAGAACGGCAAAAAAGGCGAAATCGTGGTGCGCGTCTGGCATGAAAAGGGCGATCGTCTGCGCTTTGAAGTGGAAGATTCCGGGATGGGCATTCCGGCGGATGAGCTGGAAAAAATCTTCGCCATGTATTATCAGGTCAAAGACCAGCACGGTGGGAAGCCCGCAACGGGCACGGGAATCGGTCTGGCGGTGTCGAAACGTCTGGCACAGAACATGGGAGGTGATATCCAGGTTTCCAGCACGCAAGGCAAGGGCTCCTGTTTCACTCTGACAGTGACGGCTCCGAGCGTCGATGAAGCGGGAAGCGGTCTGGACGACGACGATGATTTGCCGTTACCGGCGCTGCACGTTCTGCTGGTGGAGGATATCGAGCTCAATGTCGTCGTCGCACGTTCGGTACTGGAAAAACTGGGTAATAGCGTGGATGTCGCCATGACCGGGCAGGAAGCGCTGGATATGTTCGATCCCGATGAGTTCGATCTGGTGCTGCTCGATATCCAACTGCCGGATATGACCGGTCTGGACGTGGCACGTCAGCTGCGTTCACGCTATGGCAAACGCAGCATGCCACCGCTGGTGGCGCTGACGGCGAACGTACTGAAAGATAAACGTGAATATCTGGATGCGGGTATGGACGACGTGCTCAGTAAGCCGCTGTCGGTGCCTGCGCTGACGGCTGTCATCAAACAGTTCTGGGACACGCATACGGTGTGGACGGAAGAACCGGTGGTTGAGGAGGAGGATGAAATGGCAAACGCAGAAGAAGATCTGCTGGATATCCCGATGCTGGAACAGTATCTGGATTTGGTGGGACCGAAATTGATCCACCAGAGTCTGGAGATGTTTGAACAGATGATGCCGGGCTATCTGGCGATTCTGGATTCCAACATGACAGCGCGTGACCAGAAAGGCATTACGGAAGAAGGGCACAAAATCAAAGGGGCGGCGGGTTCCGTTGGGTTACGGCATCTGCAGCAAGTTGCCCAGCAGATTCAGACCTCATCGCTACCGGCATGGTGGGATAACGTGCAGGAATGGGTTGATGAACTTAAGCACGACTGGCGTCATGACGTTCAGGTACTTCGTGATTGGGTAGCAAAGGCAGAAAAAGAATCCTGA
- the gltB gene encoding glutamate synthase large subunit: MLYDASQERDNCGFGLIAHIEGEPSHKVVRTAIHALARMQHRGAILADGKTGDGCGLLLQKPDRFFRLVAEEHGWRLAKNYAVGMMFLNQDEELARATRRIVEEELQNETLSVLGWREVPTNPDVLGEIALSSMPRIEQIFVNAPAGWRQRDMERRLFMARRRIEKRIEDKEFYVCSFSNLVTIYKGLCMPADLPRFYLDLADLRLESSICLFHQRFSTNTVPRWPLAQPFRYLAHNGEINTIAGNRQWARARAYKFKTPLIPDLQDAAPFVNETGSDSSSLDNMLELFLSGGMDIIRAMRLLVPPAWQNNPDMDPELRAFFDFNSMHMEPWDGPAGIVMSDGRYAACNLDRNGLRPARYVITKDKLITCASEVGIWDYQPDEVVEKGRVGPGELMVIDTRSGRILHSAETDDDLKSRHPYKEWMEKNVKRLVPFEELPDDQVGSREFDDELLETFQKQYGYSSEELDQIIRVLGENGQEATGSMGDDTPFAVLSSRPRIIYDYFRQQFAQVTNPPIDPLREAHVMSLATSIGREMNVFCEAEGQAHRLSFKSPILLYSDFTQLTSQDELHYRADTLDLTFDPSQQTLQQTIEKLCDEAESKVRDGAVLLVLSDRGISESRLPVPAPMAVGAVQRRLVEKSLRCDANIIVETASARDPHHFAVLLGFGATAIYPYLAYETLARMVDNHTIDKPYRAVMLNYRNGINKGLYKIMSKMGISTIASYRCSKLFEAVGLHKDVSTQCFLGVVSRIGGANYSDFEQDLLNLSKRAWLKRKTLEQGGLLKFVHGGEYHAYNPDVVTTLQTAVKTGEYSDYEQYAKLVNERPAATLRDLLALKPQEGAAIAIDSVEPASEMFKRFDTAAMSIGALSPEAHESLAEAMNGLGGFSNSGEGGEDPARYGTNKVSRIKQVASGRFGVTPAYLVNADVIQIKVAQGAKPGEGGQLPGDKVTPYIARLRYSVPGVTLISPPPHHDIYSIEDLAQLIFDLKQVNPKAMISVKLVSEPGVGTIATGVAKAYADLITIAGYDGGTGASPLSSVKYAGCPWELGLVETQQALVSNGLRHKIRLQVDGGLKTGLDIVKAAILGAESFGFGTGPMVALGCKYLRICHLNNCATGVATQDEKLRRDHYHGLPERVTNYFQFIAHETRVLMAELGVSRLVDLIGRTDLLVELDGFSAKQNKLDLSPLLHAAQPQPGKALYCTESNLSFDKGLLNKELLAQAQPHIDAKQGKALYFDIRNTDRSVGATLSGAIAEKHGDQGLAGDPIKAHFSGTAGQSFGVWNAGGVELKLTGDANDYVGKGMAGGSISVRPPVGSAFRSHEASIIGNTCLYGATGGKLFAAGRAGERFAVRNSGCITVVEGIGDNGCEYMTGGIVCVLGRTGVNFGAGMTGGFAYVLDEDGEFRKRVNPELVEVLDVEELAIHEEHLRGLITEHVQNTGSHRGEEILANWPTWAPKFALVKPKSSDVKALLGHRSRSAAELRVQAQ; the protein is encoded by the coding sequence ATGTTGTACGATGCATCCCAAGAGAGAGATAACTGTGGTTTCGGATTAATCGCCCATATAGAAGGTGAGCCAAGCCATAAAGTAGTGCGTACCGCCATTCACGCACTCGCACGCATGCAGCACCGTGGCGCAATCCTTGCTGACGGCAAGACTGGCGACGGCTGCGGTTTATTACTTCAGAAGCCCGATCGTTTCTTTCGTCTGGTGGCGGAAGAGCACGGCTGGCGTTTAGCCAAAAATTACGCTGTTGGCATGATGTTTCTCAATCAGGACGAAGAGCTGGCTCGCGCCACACGCCGGATTGTGGAAGAAGAGTTGCAGAATGAAACGCTGTCCGTACTTGGCTGGCGTGAAGTGCCGACCAACCCGGATGTGCTGGGTGAAATTGCCTTGTCCTCCATGCCGCGTATTGAGCAAATTTTCGTTAACGCCCCGGCTGGCTGGCGTCAACGTGATATGGAACGCCGTCTGTTCATGGCGCGTCGCCGTATCGAAAAGCGTATCGAAGACAAAGAGTTCTACGTTTGTAGCTTCTCCAATCTGGTCACGATCTATAAAGGTCTGTGTATGCCGGCGGATCTGCCGCGCTTCTACCTCGATCTGGCCGATCTGCGTCTGGAATCGTCGATCTGTCTGTTCCACCAGCGTTTCTCAACCAACACCGTTCCACGCTGGCCGCTGGCGCAGCCGTTCCGCTATCTGGCGCACAACGGCGAGATCAACACCATCGCCGGTAACCGTCAGTGGGCACGCGCGCGTGCTTACAAGTTCAAAACGCCGCTGATCCCGGATTTGCAGGATGCCGCGCCGTTCGTCAACGAAACCGGTTCTGACTCCAGCTCACTGGATAACATGCTGGAACTGTTCCTAAGCGGCGGGATGGATATCATCCGCGCTATGCGCCTGCTGGTTCCGCCAGCCTGGCAGAACAACCCTGATATGGATCCAGAGCTGCGTGCCTTCTTCGACTTTAACTCCATGCACATGGAGCCGTGGGATGGCCCGGCCGGTATCGTGATGTCCGACGGGCGCTATGCTGCCTGTAACCTGGATCGTAACGGCCTGCGCCCTGCACGCTACGTCATCACCAAAGATAAGCTGATCACCTGTGCGTCTGAAGTCGGTATCTGGGATTATCAGCCGGACGAAGTGGTTGAAAAAGGCCGTGTCGGTCCGGGCGAACTGATGGTGATCGACACCCGCAGCGGCCGCATCCTGCACTCTGCCGAGACCGATGACGATCTGAAAAGCCGCCACCCTTACAAAGAGTGGATGGAGAAAAACGTTAAGCGTCTGGTGCCGTTTGAAGAGTTGCCAGACGATCAGGTCGGCAGCCGTGAATTTGACGATGAGCTGCTGGAGACCTTCCAGAAACAGTACGGTTACAGCAGCGAAGAACTGGATCAGATCATCCGCGTGCTGGGCGAGAACGGTCAGGAAGCCACAGGGTCGATGGGCGATGACACGCCGTTCGCCGTGCTGTCCAGCCGTCCACGCATCATTTATGACTACTTCCGTCAGCAGTTCGCGCAGGTGACCAACCCGCCGATCGATCCGCTGCGTGAAGCACATGTGATGTCGCTGGCGACCAGTATTGGTCGTGAGATGAACGTCTTCTGTGAAGCGGAAGGTCAGGCTCACCGTCTGAGCTTTAAATCGCCGATCCTGCTTTACTCCGACTTCACCCAGCTGACGTCGCAGGACGAACTGCACTATCGCGCCGACACGCTGGATCTGACGTTTGATCCGTCGCAGCAAACGCTGCAACAGACAATCGAGAAGCTGTGTGACGAAGCAGAAAGCAAAGTCAGAGACGGTGCCGTGCTGCTGGTGCTGTCCGACCGCGGCATTAGCGAATCACGCTTGCCTGTCCCTGCGCCAATGGCTGTGGGTGCCGTTCAGCGCCGTCTGGTCGAAAAGAGCCTGCGCTGTGACGCCAACATCATTGTCGAAACCGCCAGCGCGCGCGATCCGCACCACTTTGCCGTGCTGTTAGGCTTTGGTGCGACGGCTATCTATCCTTACCTCGCCTACGAAACGCTGGCACGGATGGTGGATAACCACACCATCGACAAACCTTATCGTGCCGTGATGCTGAACTACCGTAACGGCATCAATAAAGGCCTGTACAAGATTATGTCCAAGATGGGCATCTCGACGATTGCGTCTTACCGTTGCTCCAAGCTGTTTGAAGCTGTGGGCCTGCATAAAGATGTGTCGACGCAATGCTTCCTGGGCGTCGTCAGCCGCATCGGCGGTGCAAACTACAGCGACTTCGAACAGGATCTGTTGAACCTGTCTAAGCGTGCCTGGCTGAAACGTAAAACGCTGGAACAGGGCGGCCTGCTGAAATTTGTTCACGGCGGCGAATACCATGCCTACAACCCGGATGTCGTCACCACGCTGCAAACCGCGGTGAAAACCGGGGAGTACAGCGATTACGAGCAATACGCCAAACTGGTTAACGAGCGTCCAGCCGCGACCTTACGCGACCTGCTGGCACTGAAACCGCAAGAAGGCGCGGCTATCGCAATCGACAGCGTTGAACCCGCTTCTGAAATGTTCAAACGCTTCGATACCGCGGCCATGTCCATCGGTGCACTCAGCCCTGAAGCCCATGAATCGCTGGCAGAGGCGATGAACGGACTGGGCGGCTTCTCCAACTCCGGTGAAGGCGGCGAAGATCCGGCGCGTTACGGCACCAATAAAGTGTCCCGTATCAAGCAGGTTGCTTCTGGCCGCTTTGGTGTGACGCCAGCCTATCTGGTTAACGCCGATGTGATTCAGATTAAAGTGGCGCAGGGCGCGAAGCCGGGCGAAGGCGGTCAGTTACCGGGTGATAAAGTCACGCCGTACATTGCTCGTCTGCGCTATTCCGTGCCGGGCGTGACGCTGATTTCACCACCGCCGCACCACGATATTTACTCTATCGAAGATCTGGCACAGCTGATTTTCGATCTGAAGCAGGTCAACCCGAAAGCGATGATTTCGGTAAAACTGGTGTCCGAACCGGGCGTCGGAACTATCGCTACAGGCGTTGCCAAAGCGTACGCCGATTTGATCACCATTGCTGGCTACGACGGCGGCACGGGTGCAAGCCCGCTGTCCTCCGTGAAATACGCGGGATGCCCGTGGGAGCTGGGTCTGGTTGAAACGCAACAGGCTTTGGTCTCCAACGGTCTGCGTCACAAAATCCGCCTTCAGGTAGATGGTGGCTTGAAAACCGGTCTGGATATCGTTAAAGCCGCGATTCTGGGTGCAGAAAGCTTCGGCTTCGGCACCGGACCAATGGTTGCGCTGGGCTGTAAATACCTGCGTATCTGTCACCTGAATAACTGTGCGACAGGTGTTGCAACGCAGGATGAGAAGCTGCGCCGCGATCACTACCACGGCCTGCCTGAGCGTGTAACCAACTACTTCCAATTCATCGCGCATGAAACTCGCGTGCTGATGGCAGAACTGGGCGTTAGCCGTCTGGTGGATCTGATTGGTCGTACCGATTTGCTGGTCGAGCTGGACGGTTTCAGTGCGAAACAGAACAAGCTGGATCTGTCGCCGCTACTGCACGCGGCACAGCCTCAGCCGGGCAAAGCGCTGTACTGCACTGAAAGCAATCTGTCGTTCGATAAAGGCTTGTTGAACAAAGAGCTGCTGGCACAGGCACAGCCGCACATTGATGCGAAACAGGGTAAAGCGCTCTACTTCGACATCCGTAACACCGATCGCTCCGTCGGCGCGACGCTGTCCGGTGCAATTGCTGAGAAACATGGCGATCAAGGGCTGGCGGGCGATCCAATTAAAGCGCACTTCTCCGGTACCGCAGGACAGAGCTTTGGCGTCTGGAACGCCGGCGGCGTAGAGCTGAAATTAACTGGCGATGCCAACGACTACGTGGGCAAAGGCATGGCGGGAGGCAGTATCTCCGTGCGTCCTCCAGTCGGTTCTGCCTTCCGCAGCCACGAAGCCAGCATCATCGGTAACACCTGCCTCTACGGTGCTACCGGCGGTAAGCTGTTTGCCGCGGGCCGTGCAGGTGAGCGTTTCGCCGTACGTAACTCCGGCTGTATCACCGTAGTAGAAGGTATCGGCGATAACGGCTGTGAATACATGACAGGCGGTATCGTCTGCGTACTGGGTCGTACCGGTGTGAACTTTGGCGCAGGTATGACCGGTGGATTCGCCTACGTGCTGGATGAAGACGGTGAATTCCGCAAACGCGTTAACCCGGAACTGGTGGAAGTGCTGGATGTCGAAGAACTGGCTATTCATGAAGAACATCTTCGTGGCCTGATCACCGAGCACGTGCAGAATACCGGTTCACACCGCGGAGAAGAGATCCTCGCTAACTGGCCGACCTGGGCACCGAAGTTTGCTCTGGTGAAACCGAAGTCAAGTGATGTGAAGGCATTGTTGGGTCACCGTAGTCGTTCCGCAGCCGAGCTGCGGGTTCAGGCGCAGTAA
- a CDS encoding glutamate synthase small subunit, translating into MSQNVYQFIDLQRVDPPKKPLKIRKIEFVEIYEPFSESQSKAQADRCLACGNPYCEWKCPVHNYIPNWLKLANEGRIIEAAELSHQTNSLPEVCGRVCPQDRLCEGSCTLNDEFGAVTIGNIERYINDKAIEMGWKPSVANVKPTGKRVAIIGAGPAGLACADVLARNGVQAVVFDRHPEIGGLLTFGIPSFKLEKEVMVKRREIFTEMGIEFRLNTEVGKDVQMKALLDEYDAVFLGVGTYQSMRGGLDNEDAQGVYDALPFLIANTKQLMGFEAAVDEPYISMQGKRVVVLGGGDTAMDCVRTSIRQGATHVTCAYRRDEENMPGSKREVKNAREEGVEFKFNLQPLSVEINGAGKVCGVKMARTALGAPDANGRRRPEIVEGSEHVLEADAVIMAFGFRPHKMAWLAEHDVKLDDQGRIVAPESCDNAFQTSNPKIFAGGDAVRGSDLVVTAIAEGRKAADGIMNYLEV; encoded by the coding sequence ATGAGTCAGAATGTTTACCAGTTTATCGACTTACAGCGCGTTGATCCGCCCAAGAAACCGCTAAAGATTCGTAAAATTGAATTTGTTGAGATCTACGAGCCGTTCTCAGAAAGCCAGTCCAAAGCCCAGGCAGACCGTTGCCTGGCGTGCGGTAACCCTTACTGTGAGTGGAAGTGTCCGGTACATAACTACATCCCGAACTGGCTGAAGCTGGCGAACGAAGGCCGTATTATCGAAGCGGCTGAGTTATCGCACCAGACCAACAGCCTGCCGGAAGTCTGCGGTCGCGTATGCCCGCAGGACCGTCTGTGTGAAGGGTCTTGTACGCTGAATGATGAATTCGGCGCGGTCACCATCGGCAACATCGAACGCTACATCAATGATAAAGCGATAGAGATGGGCTGGAAGCCAAGCGTTGCCAACGTCAAACCGACCGGCAAACGCGTCGCCATCATTGGCGCAGGCCCAGCAGGGCTGGCGTGTGCTGACGTGTTGGCACGCAATGGCGTACAGGCTGTCGTGTTCGATCGTCATCCTGAGATCGGTGGCCTGCTGACCTTCGGTATCCCTTCTTTCAAGCTGGAAAAAGAAGTGATGGTGAAACGTCGTGAGATCTTCACCGAGATGGGCATCGAATTCCGTCTGAATACCGAAGTTGGTAAAGACGTGCAGATGAAAGCGCTGCTGGACGAGTACGATGCCGTCTTTCTCGGCGTCGGCACCTATCAGTCTATGCGTGGCGGATTGGACAATGAAGACGCTCAGGGTGTCTACGATGCGCTGCCGTTCCTGATCGCTAACACCAAGCAGCTGATGGGCTTTGAAGCCGCAGTAGACGAGCCTTACATCAGCATGCAAGGTAAACGCGTTGTGGTGCTGGGCGGTGGCGACACCGCGATGGACTGCGTGCGTACCTCGATTCGTCAGGGCGCAACGCACGTTACCTGCGCCTATCGTCGTGATGAAGAGAACATGCCAGGCTCCAAGCGCGAAGTGAAAAACGCGCGTGAAGAAGGCGTCGAGTTCAAATTCAACCTGCAACCGTTAAGCGTCGAGATCAATGGCGCAGGCAAAGTGTGCGGCGTGAAAATGGCACGTACGGCACTGGGCGCACCAGATGCCAACGGGCGTCGTCGTCCTGAAATCGTAGAGGGTTCCGAGCACGTACTGGAAGCTGATGCGGTCATCATGGCGTTTGGCTTCCGTCCGCACAAAATGGCGTGGCTGGCAGAACATGACGTCAAGCTGGACGATCAAGGTCGCATTGTCGCACCAGAAAGCTGCGATAACGCCTTCCAGACCAGCAACCCGAAAATTTTTGCGGGTGGCGATGCAGTACGCGGTTCCGATCTGGTGGTTACCGCCATCGCAGAAGGTCGTAAAGCCGCTGACGGCATCATGAACTATCTGGAAGTATAG